The Lepeophtheirus salmonis chromosome 2, UVic_Lsal_1.4, whole genome shotgun sequence region TTTATCATATAAATTCACATAtcatgaattaaaatttgtctttttaggCAGCATTGACAGTTCTCTTGACCATTGGATCAATCCAAGGTGGTCTCATCAATCCTAATTACGGATTTGGCTATGGATATTCAGGATATGCATCTGCTCCGTACGTAGCACCATACCTTGCACCCTACGCTACACCTTATCATTATGTTCCTGTCGTCAAGGATGCTGAGGACAAGGCTGAAGAACCAAAACCAATCACGTATACTGCTCCATATCCTGGATACTACCCTGCACCTTATGCTGGTCACTATGCTGCTGGATACGGTTATCCTGCTAGCTCTCAATTCCACTCTCAAGATGAATTTGGAAACCTCAAGTTCGGATATTCCAACATTAACTCCGCTAAGCACGAACATGGCAATACCTATGGAGGTGTTGCAGGAGGTTATCAATATGTTGATGCCAATGGTGTTTTGCAAACCGTCTCCTATGTTGCTGATGGTCTTGGATTTAGAACTGTCGACTCCAGATTACCTGTTGCCCCTAAAGTACCTGAGGCTGAGCCCCTTGTTCAACCTGAAGCTCCagtttttgaaggagagcaaaTTCCTGACACCCCTGAAGTCGCTGCTGCTAAGGAAGAATTCCAAAAGGCTTATGATGCAGCAACAGTTAATACTGAATCCGAATAAATGataattcaaatgaatattttccaaTTGATACTCATAGTACTACAATTAATATACTTGTCTTTGAAATGTATGCAAATGTTTTGAGATGAACATaggcgaaaaaaaaaataaaaattcttaagtCCAACAATATATCTCTTTATTTTCCTATTTACATTTAACTCTGAGGTGCATACAATATCTGAATACTATTATTCATagagataaatatttgataattgattcTTTTAATTCCATTTGTTAGAAATActagtaattgtttttttaaattaaaaaatataaatatatataattatacatctaTTAAGCTTTCCCatagaatttaaattaatttttcaaaagtgcaTGCCCtctgtattttttctatttgatctcagctactcaagtatgaaaaaaaaaaatctcaaagatAATGACAACAGGTGCAGTCGAGAGCATAAAGTCAATTCAATGACTTGATTGGTGGTCGGACCGGGAAATTGACATTCAAATATAGATTAcacaaaaaatacttatcataaatatattttacatcgTTTCACTATTAGTAACTAGATGTATGTATGTTGTGTGAAACTTTGGCCTTtctaatttgaagtatctccAAGTAATTCAGTAAGACGTGTTTCAACCCTACTCTAAAAAAGTGATAATGTTGTGTTTATCTttcataattgataaataataagactctatttcatatataagaattattattacttaataacgTAATCAATTAgtgttttttgaatatattttcttttaattgctttatttatttacttgtgtTCATGAATGCAACGTAGTAGAAGTTGCTTTTGATGCTCCTCAACGGTAATTAAACCATGGAAGTCTTTCTTAAGCTTTTGAAGTATATCTCAGCCGTAACTACTCTAAGCATTGACGATTTTTTTCtggcatttcaaatttttgagaaatatttttttttgatagttgtCTTGggacaccctaatatatatatgttcaaattCCCAAGACCTACTCTTGAgatacctatattttatttaccttaatatacttatatacatatgagAATCtgcaaataatgaataaaaataaatatattcagctGTTTGACTATACGATACCTGTTAGTCAAAAATTTACCTATATGgttaaaatatttcagttataattcttaaaattcctaaataaataattttacaggCAATCGAAGATGCTTTTATCGGCTTTATAGAAGAGTAGAAGTGTTGGTggttttttgacttttttgcaCAAGCCTTTGGAGAAGGAATATTGAGATCCTATTTTATGCATAGTTTAATACAATAATCTACTTTTgcctttaatttaataaaatagtttattcttCTTTAGCTGTAATATCAAAACTaatgttggaatttttttaaatccaagttGTCCCATTGACAGAATACTTTGATGAATTAGggattattgataaataatatgaaaaaaagtataaattgaaCAAtagtatttatcaataaaacttaaatttaagttAACCAAAACTgtcaatttcatataatttacttaactaataaacatatatactaCCTAAGTTTTATTACCCGCCAGCTAAaacctacatttattatttaaacaataaaacataaaaaatactattataattttcaatcgcGATAGGTTCTGCcagtaaatccttttttttaaatttctttttttgagtatAACTTCGACTCAGAGACGATAtgttttgatatgaaataactatatactGGGAGGAAAATTTAGGgtaattacaattgataaaaaacattgagcattgtaaagataaattgtttattaagttattttgaatacagTTAATATTAAGTGTCTCTAAGATAAAAgttaaagggaaaaaaacaatcaaaaatgtgttttttctttaaggtaatctttttaagttgtaatgtaaaaaaaaaaaaaaaatatgcaaaacatactaaattttaaacaagACCCCTCATTTTACTTGATTGATGTACCATTAGACCCATTTTGTAAGAATTGTATTcaacataactaaaaaaatattctatttttttaatgctggattggatttataaatttttattatttagaattttcatatattttaaattaatttcaaaatattactctGAATCTAAATAATACTCTAAAAACGTCATAAAATGAGGCTTTAAAAGCCAAATTTACTgcaatgaaacattttaaaaattattttcgcatcaactaatttatttaattctagaGCTTCAGAAGAAAATTCATAACATGAATAACCTCACTTTTAGAGTGTAAAATCAGGGATCAGGATTGCGTACACTCACCAACCTAAAAATACTGTTGATAATACAACTCTACCTCCCCTACAATACTGACGCACAGCTCGCAGAAACTTATTAGAAATGAAAGGAAACCAACTTCGGCTATGCACAAATTAGCCCCATTCTCACCtgcttcatatttattttcatagagggacaatatttttgtagagaagGGGGCTAAAACTGTTTAAATAGGATTTAGATATTAAACTTAGAATATATGGCAGAAAAAATTGTGAACAATTTGGAACAATACATTTTTgctgattataaaaaaacaaaaaacaattggaGATAACTTaccttttttacattaaaatgtaTGAGAAGACTCGTTACATGGTCACGAAGTTTACAGATATacgtgttttatttaatatatcaatatatgacCATTTTTTTCCCTTTGACATGATTCTTTCGACATTGacaaataaagtaattcaacttgtaaaaaataaaaccacactatttaattccatcaaaaaaaaaaaaaaaatatcctattatAGATGCTAAATTGACTAACTTTACACTTTTTATCCAAAACTTTACCTAAGAAAGTATTTTATGACccaaattaaactttataaaacaaataaatacattgctGACAATTTATCCACATTGTCgtaaagtttatataaaaataagtttaaaaatataacaatatcgTGAATCAACAGATAACCAAATTTATAGTAGAAATCCAAGAAATATTGTTCATAATACGGAAAAACATAACAATGAAATCATTTTACTTTTGAAGTTATTTGTTTACATAATTACCCGATATTCAACTTGTCAAATTTCGAAGTTTTACACCAATTCTTTGGTTTTTTACTGCAATTGAGTGAATAACTTTGAAATTTGGAACACACGTAtggataaataacttttttattgaaatatattgattCAAAAATGTTGACAATTaactaaaattgaaaaacttttttatcgaaattatttgtttaaattaatattatgtatctggatttcacacaagattcctaggtcagatggattaattgtaatatttaattaatcagtGTAACACAAACTCaccaataaaaggaacattaaaaaaaatgtaattccaattttttttatcatgtatattatttagtcttattattttacaaatagtaGTGATAATAGTTAatcaattcttcaaaaaataaaagattacaaGTTTGTTTCGAAAAGgttaacatttaaataaaaagaaaatttttcaagaaaaatattaaagaacgTAGAAAGAGAATGTTTATTGGgtgtatatgtagatatttgaaaaacaaacaaaatatttaactcaAAATATTAGGAAATGAAATATGTGAAATATATGAACCTGAGGTTAAAACTAAAGTGAATATATGCATTGACAAATGGGTGGAGTAGGTTTTGGTCCAAAGAAGAAACAGTAAAAAAGCAAGAAAAACTTCTTTTATTCTACTATTCCAACTTAATAAACTTGCGAGGGAGCAAATACGaggtattattttaattaaatgtgcAAGTCAAAAATCAGTTTCGTTTAGCATCTCAATAcaacattacaaaaatgaaatcattaGTAAGTATAGAAATGATGAacatactttataatataaatcaatataaattcacatatcatgaattaaaatttgtctttttaggCAGCATTGACAGTTCTCTTGACCATTGGATCAATCCAAGGTGGTCTCATCAATCAGTTCTCTTGACCATTGATCAATCCAAGGTGGTCTCATCAATCCTAATTACGGATTCGGCTATGGATATTCAGGATATGCATCTGCTCCGTACGTAGCACCATACCTTGCACCCTACGCTACACCTTATCATTATGTTCCTGTCGTCAAGGATGCTGAGGACAAGGCTGAAGAACCAAAACCCATCACTTATACTGCTCCATATCCTGGATACTACCCTGCACCTTATGCTGGTCACTATGCTGCTGGATACGGTTATCCTGCCAGCTCTCAATTCCACTCTCAAGATGAATTTGGAAACCTCAAGTTCGGATATTCCAACATTAACTCCGCTAAGCACGAACATGGTAATACCTATGGAGGTGTTGCAGGAGGTTATCAATATGTTGATGCAAATGGTGTTTTGCAAACTGTCTCCTATGTTGCTGATGGTCTTGGATTTAGAACTGTCGACTCCAGATTACCTATTGCCCCTAAAGTACCTGAGACTGAGCCCCTTGTTCAACCTGAAGCTCCAGTTTTTGAGGGAGAGCAAATTCCTGACACCCCTGAAGTCGCTGCTGCTAAGGAAGAATTCCAAAAAGCGTATGATGCAGCAAAAGTTAATACTGAATCCGAATAAatgataattcaaataattattttccaattgaTACTTGTGGAACCaccaataataatatacttgtCTTTGGAATGTATGCAAATGTTTTGAGATGAACATAGgcgaaataaatataataatttcctaAATGCAACTATATATCTCTTTATTTTCCTGCTAATGTTGGACACTGAATTTATCttccataatataaaaatttgcaatCACTGAATCCATGTTATGGGGAAATAAgtgaaactaaaattatttcattgtattaAATGGAATTGTATTGAATACCATGTGATTGGTGTCTTGTAagatgactttaaaaaaaaaatcattattgataGAGTTATATCTGAGTCTTTTGATtccatacattaaaaataattaattgataagatAATTACACttgatttacatatataattaatcaacgGCATAACGCCTGATAAATATGTGAGGGTCTGCAAacgagtaaaaaaatcaatattcatgtgttagttaaaatttttgttaagtgatcataatatttcaattcaaaagctggaaaaataaatttgtcagaTACAAATTTGTGAGGGAGATTCAAGCTGCTTTTATTGGCTTTAGAGAAAAATGGGGCTAGATGGATCCTTTTTCACTTTTTGTATATTCTTTGATTACAGAAAAGATATAGATAtcctattttgtaaatatttcaaagcaTTAATCAACTTTGGGtttccatattattttaattataaatagttggataaaaataatcaatagagaaagaagtatttatttatataattgaaacaaaatttagttaatcaaaaaatttagttacaaataatctatttaattaatcaacatatgtaaatagttgttgtaaaaaaaatcaataattttgccGATAGCTGGCTTAAGTAATGTATATCTCGCTTTGCATAAGTAAATACTCTAGATTGtattaaaaagataagatttagtaaaaaaaaactttttgcacaaattttgtaattattagaCTCAATATTGTTAGAGAGTGTGTCAAAGATGAACAGCAGTACATAATATcttatagtttttcttttaagaagCGAATAAACAAGCAAGATGCCTGATAATGTGAATAATGTTTTTGGACTGATACTGTAAAAGTCCATCACACGCAATAATTTTGGTTCCATTGATTTTGTTTCTgtcattttgatattaaagaTATACCACGCTCCGGAAGGCCAATagtaaaaatatgcataaaataattatttatgggaaaaaatctgaaataaaaaaatccattgaaaataatggattggatttctttttagaatacttattaattaattatcggtATTTACATGTCTAGTTTGTctgtgtgtgtcttttatgggtgTCCATACTGCTGGGTTTAGGAGGGTGAACATTTGTATGGGTGCCTTGTTTTAATTTGGTCAGGCTAAGATGGGATTGCCAATTTTTGGGTGTCATGTTAGGGGGGGGCTAATTCTATacacaaaaaccaaaaaaattgttttttttagctcAAGGAGACTACGTAGGAGGTAGAATTGTGAATCGAAAAGGTACTGGATTTtctaaaaacaactatacgattaaagtttttttcaaattttttcgagATCAAAAAGGTTAGGTGCAGAataaaaattggtgaaaattgtaCTATTTTTAGGAGGTGTAAAAAAGTCGCAAAAACACcattaaatattggatttgtgGATAAAAAAGAGTTTGTAGAAACTtgtttaaagatttatttgcatataaattttacaaatgaattttgttatttaattgtCTGTCATGCTTTAATTGTTAGTTcaatttattgcaatttttccctttttttcatccaatatcattttaaattttcaagatgGAATTCCACAAAGCCATGCGTTatggacataaaattataagttccacattaaaatatatagtattttttttctacatttgcaaaaattaattagttatcgaagctttttttttcgataacattattttccataattttttttattttgtaattacgaaaaaaattgtagtagGTCTTTAGAATGCCAATAAACACTATTGACTACTTTTTATGTGCAAAATTAGTGTCAAACAGtttgtttgcaatttttttgacgaatttcaatttgacaatatttctacaaaaattaaagatggACACCCCTTCGACAAAAATTTGTTCACTCATATATCTTGGTatgatatttgaagtttataagacattttttttaaattcatatttatacatgCATATGTCATACAGGCGCTATATTATAATGCCTCTAAGAATACCCTAATGCTTGCCCACACTAAAGGTgtctaaacattaaaaaagttgtattgaCTATCCTCAGTGTGATTTCACGCTCCCTCCTTAGCCTGAGCAACGCCAGGTAACCCTTTGCTTGCTATTGGATTGAGCATTCGTgagtgttcataaaagacagaaaataACACTACGggtttgttacggagttataattatgAGTCCTTGatggactaagagtagaattaaggatcgacatcagagtaattcttgaaTACTTCCTTGTATATTTCCTCCTCCCCTCCCATCCACGACAcacttgtagctgatctaatgaaacatcatggcATTTAACCTGTTCtatttcaaaacattcttcaaattgtcagaggttaacatttttaactttagtttcttttaattttaaacatccCCCAAATACTACAAATTATCCCCAATGCatagaaattttatattaattttccttagttattgtattataaaaatagtttaatgatCGAAGATAATTATTGTGTTTCAGAAGAaaatttttaacacaaaattgGGTGCACTTAACTCTCTAAAATGCCATAGATCATGCAACAATAATTCCACTAAAACCAAATTCGTCTGTGCGCCAATGAGGTCCGTTTTCCCTATATAAGTGGTAATATTTTGGTTATTTGATGGAGGCACACCACAATAAAATCGCTTTATTATTGGGTTTATTTGTTTAcataattaccaaatatttaaatattggatatttCAAAGTTTTAGAAATATTCTTGGAGTTTACTGGAATTGAGTCAGTAACTGTAAAAATTTCAGCGATTAGTATTAATATGCGaacttttttatccaaatatattgtttcaaaaGGCTGCAAATAAACTGTCTAtgaaaaaaacacctttttgatgaaaatatatgttctaTGTGATTAGTATTAAAACGAATAAAGTGATGATGGGCATGAGGTTAAAACTACAATGACTATGAGCTTTGACAGATGGGTGGAGTAGGGTTCAATCcaatgaaaaacattaaaaaacaagaaaaacttcttttttcttttattttagtataaataacaAACTTGCGAGGGAGCCAATACGaggtattattttaatcaaatgtgCAAATCAAAAATCAGTTTCGTTTAGCATCTCAAAACAAATATACAGAAATGAAACCATTAGTAAGTATAGAAATGATGAACatgtttcataatataaatctaaatttattcacATATCATGAactaaaatttgtctttttaggCAGCATTAACTGTTCTCATGACCATTGGATCAATCCAAGGTGGTCTCATCAATCCTAATTACAGATTCGGCTATGGATATTCAGGATATGCATCTGCTCCGTACGTAGCACCATACCTTGCACCCTACGCTACACCTTATCATTATGTTCCTGTCGTAAAGGATGCTGAGGACAAGGCTGAAGAACCAAAACCAATCACGTATACTGCTCCCTATCCTGGATACTACCCTGCACCTTATGCTGGTCACTATGCTGCTGGATACGGTTATCCTGCTAGCTCTCAATTCCACTCTCAAGATGAATTTGGAAACCTCAAGTTCGGATATTCCAACATTAACTCCGCTAAGCACGAACATGGCAATACCTATGGAGGTGTTGCAGGAGGTTATCAATATGTTGATGCCAATGGTGTCTTGCAAACCGTCTCCTATGTTGCTGATGGTCTTGGATTTAGAACTGTCGACTCCAGATTACCTGTTGCCCCCAAAGTACCTGAGGCTGAGCCTCTTGTTCAACCTGAAGCTCCagtttttgaaggagagcaaaTTCCTGACACCCCTGAAGTCGCTGCTGCTAAGGAAGAATTCCAGAAAGCTTATGATGCGGCAGCATCCGAATAAatcataacataaataattagttttcgATTGATACTCATAGTACAACCATTATTATAcatgtctttgaaatatatgtaaatgttttGAGATGAACATAGgcggaaaaaaatatataaatctccTGAATTCTACTACatgttattatttgtttgtcTGTTGGACACTGAGGTTATCTTCTTAAACATATTAACATGCAATCACTGATTCTATCTAATAAGAAAAAGagattaaaattacattttttattgaaaaggagaatcattttgaatatttaattattgttaaatatcttttttatttaaaatattgattattgatAGAGTTATATATTAATCGTTTAATTCCATACGTTATAACTACtggtaaatatttgtttatttttttgtaagcatGAGTTTTGATAGTTACTTCTTACCaacatata contains the following coding sequences:
- the LOC121113748 gene encoding uncharacterized protein isoform X1 gives rise to the protein MKSLAALTVLLTIGSIQGGLINPNYGFGYGYSGYASAPYVAPYLAPYATPYHYVPVVKDAEDKAEEPKPITYTAPYPGYYPAPYAGHYAAGYGYPASSQFHSQDEFGNLKFGYSNINSAKHEHGNTYGGVAGGYQYVDANGVLQTVSYVADGLGFRTVDSRLPVAPKVPEAEPLVQPEAPVFEGEQIPDTPEVAAAKEEFQKAYDAATVNTESE
- the LOC121113748 gene encoding uncharacterized protein isoform X2; its protein translation is MKSLAALTVLLTIGSIQGGLINPNYGFGYGYSGYASAPYVAPYLAPYATPYHYVPVVKDAEDKAEEPKPITYTAPYPGYYPAPYAGHYAAGYGYPASSQFHSQDEFGNLKFGYSNINSAKHEHGNTYGGVAGGYQYVDANGVLQTVSYVADGLGFRTVDSRLPVAPKVPEAEPLVQPEAPVFEGEQIPDTPEVAAAKEEFQKAYDAATVNNK
- the LOC121113749 gene encoding uncharacterized protein translates to MKSLAALTVLLTIGSIQGGLINPNYGFGYGYSGYASAPYVAPYLAPYATPYHYVPVVKDAEDKAEEPKPITYTAPYPGYYPAPYAGHYAAGYGYPASSQFHSQDEFGNLKFGYSNINSAKHEHGNTYGGVAGGYQYVDANGVLQTVSYVADGLGFRTVDSRLPIAPKVPETEPLVQPEAPVFEGEQIPDTPEVAAAKEEFQKAYDAAKVNTESE
- the LOC121113750 gene encoding cuticle protein 6-like, whose amino-acid sequence is MKPLAALTVLMTIGSIQGGLINPNYRFGYGYSGYASAPYVAPYLAPYATPYHYVPVVKDAEDKAEEPKPITYTAPYPGYYPAPYAGHYAAGYGYPASSQFHSQDEFGNLKFGYSNINSAKHEHGNTYGGVAGGYQYVDANGVLQTVSYVADGLGFRTVDSRLPVAPKVPEAEPLVQPEAPVFEGEQIPDTPEVAAAKEEFQKAYDAAASE